Proteins from one Sylvia atricapilla isolate bSylAtr1 chromosome 1, bSylAtr1.pri, whole genome shotgun sequence genomic window:
- the LOC136358722 gene encoding collagen alpha-1(I) chain-like, with protein MAGRISRAPSLGCPRPPAALPGTGASGWASSATRSLRKPGQPPQITACAHSGTRVPERQHHRPSRRPQREPWDAFSPGDPGHDELEAWGKAATHPLLEKTLPCRAGGGVPAHSPLRPSVSRPQGRADPGPRQRGSRPQGRADPGPRAERIPAPGQRRSRPQAARIPAPGSADPGPRAERIPRAQGSADPGPGAERIPAPGQSGSLGPRAARIPAPGQSGSRPRGRADPGPGAERIPRAQGRADPSGPGQSGSQPQGSADPGPGAARIPAPGQRGSLGPRAERIPAPGQSGSRPRGRADPSGPGQSGSQPQGRADPSPRAERIPRAQGSADPGPGAERIPRARGRADPSPRAARIPRAQGRADPGPRAARIPAPGQRGSRPQGSADPGPRAERIPRAQGSADPSGPGQSGSLGPGAERIPRAQGRADPSPRAERIPAPGQSGSQPQGRADPSGPGQSADPGPGAERIPRAQGRADPSGPGQSGSRPRGRADPSGPGQSGSQPQGSADPGPGAARIPAPGQRGSLGPRAERIPAPGQSGSRPRGRADPSGPGQSGSQPQGRADPSPRAERIPRAQGSADPGPGAERIPRAQGRADPSGPGQSGSQPQGSADPSGPGQRGSLGPRAERIPAPGQRGSRPQGSADPGPRAARIPAPGQSGSLGPRAERIPRAQGSADPSGPRAERIPRARGRADPGPRAERIPAPGQSGSQPQGRADPSGPGQSADPGPGAERIPRAQGRADPGPGAARIPRAPGQRGSRPQAERIPRAQGRADPSGPGQSGSLGPQGRADPSGPGQSGSLGPRAARIPRAPGQRGSLGPRQSGSRPQGRADPSGPGQSGSLGPGAERIPAPGQSGSRPRGSADPSGPGAERIPAPGQSGSRPQGRADPGPRQSGSLGPGAARIPQTPGQRGSLGPRQSGSRPQGRADPSGPGQSGSLGLPPLPPGHKRG; from the exons aTGGCTGGCAGGATTTCACGGGCTCCCAGCCTCGGctgcccccgcccgcccgccgcgctgCCGGGCACCGGGGCCAGCGGCTGGGCGAGCAGCGCCACACGGAGCCTTCGGAAACCGGGGCAGCCGCCTCAAATCACAGCCTGTGCCCACTCAGGCACAAGGGTCCCTGAGCGCCAGCACCACCGACCGAGCCGCCGTCCACAGCGGGAGCCCTGGGACGCATTTTCCCCAGGGGATCCCGGGCACGACGAGCTGGAGGCCTGGGGCAAGGCAGCGACTCACCCGCTGCTGGAGAAGACTC tgccctgcagggctggcggaggtgtccctgcacacagccctcTCCGTCCCTCCGTGTCCCGGCCCCAGGGCAGAGCGGATCCCGGCCCCAGGCAGCGCGGATCCCGGCCCCAGGGCAGAGCGGATCCCGGCCCCAGGGCAGAGCGGATCCCGGCCCCAGGGCAGCGCAGATCCCGGCCCCAGGCAGCGCGGATCCCGGCCCCAGGCAGCGCGGATCCCGGCCCCAGGGCAGAGCGGATCCCTCGGGCCCAGGGCAGCGCGGatcccggccccggggcagaGCGGATCCCGGCCCCAGGGCAGAGCGGATCCCTCGGGCCCAGGGCAGCGCGGatcccggccccggggcagagcggatcccggccccggggcagagcggatcccggccccggggcagaGCGGATCCCTCGGGCCCAGGGCAGAGCGGATCCCTCGGGCCCGGGGCAGAGCggatcccagccccagggcagcgcggatcccggccccggggcagcgcGGATCCCGGCCCCAGGGCAGCGCGGATCCCTCGGGCCCAGGGCAGAGCGGatcccggccccggggcagagcggatcccggccccggggcagaGCGGATCCCTCGGGCCCAGGGCAGAGCggatcccagccccagggcagagcggatcccagccccagggcagagcgGATCCCTCGGGCCCAGGGCAGCGCGGatcccggccccggggcagaGCGGATCCCTCGGGCCCGGGGCAGAGCggatcccagccccagggcagcgcGGATCCCTCGGGCCCAGGGCAGAGCGGATCCCGGCCCCAGGGCAGCGCGGATCCCGGCCCCAGGGCAGCGCGGATCCCGGCCCCAGGGCAGCGCGGATCCCGGCCCCAGGGCAGAGCGGATCCCTCGGGCCCAGGGCAGCGCGGATCCCTCGGGCCCAGGGCAGAGCGGATCCCTCGGGCCCGGGGCAGAGCGGATCCCTCGGGCCCAGGGCAGAGCggatcccagccccagggcagagcggatcccagccccagggcagagcggatcccagccccagggcagagcgGATCCCTCGGGCCCAGGGCAGAGCGCGGatcccggccccggggcagaGCGGATCCCTCGGGCCCAGGGCAGAGCGGATCCCTCGGGCCCGGGGCAGAGCGGatcccggccccggggcagaGCGGATCCCTCGGGCCCAGGGCAGAGCggatcccagccccagggcagcgcggatcccggccccggggcagcgcGGATCCCGGCCCCAGGGCAGCGCGGATCCCTCGGGCCCAGGGCAGAGCGGatcccggccccggggcagagcggatcccggccccggggcagaGCGGATCCCTCGGGCCCAGGGCAGAGCggatcccagccccagggcagagcggatcccagccccagggcagagcgGATCCCTCGGGCCCAGGGCAGCGCGGatcccggccccggggcagaGCGGATCCCTCGGGCCCAGGGCAGAGCGGATCCCTCGGGCCCGGGGCAGAGCggatcccagccccagggcagcgcGGATCCCTCGGGCCCAGGGCAGCGCGGATCCCTCGGGCCCAGGGCAGAGCGGATCCCGGCCCCAGGGCAGCGCGGATCCCGGCCCCAGGGCAGCGCGGATCCCGGCCCCAGGGCAGCGCGGATCCCGGCCCCAGGGCAGAGCGGATCCCTCGGGCCCAGGGCAGAGCGGATCCCTCGGGCCCAGGGCAGCGCGGATCCCTCGGGCCCCAGGGCAGAGCGGATCCCTCGGGCCCGGGGCAGAGCGGATCCCGGGCCCAGGGCAGAGCggatcccagccccagggcagagcggatcccagccccagggcagagcgGATCCCTCGGGCCCAGGGCAGAGCGCGGatcccggccccggggcagaGCGGATCCCTCGGGCCCAGGGCAGAGCGGatcccggccccggggcagcgcGGATCCCTCGGGCCCCAGGGCAGCGCGGATCCCGGCCCCAGGCAGAGCGGATCCCTCGGGCCCAGGGCAGAGCGGATCCCTCGGGCCCAGGGCAGAGCGGATCCCTCGGGCCCCAGGGCAGAGCGGATCCCTCGGGCCCAGGGCAGAGCGGATCCCTCGGGCCCAGGGCAGCGCGGATCCCTCGGGCCCCAGGGCAGCGCGGATCCCTCGGACCCAGGCAGAGCGGATCCCGGCCCCAGGGCAGAGCGGATCCCTCGGGCCCGGGGCAGAGCGGATCCCTCGGGCCCGGGGCAGAGCGGatcccggccccggggcagagcggatcccggccccggggcagcgcGGATCCCTCGGGCCCCGGGGCAGAGCGGATCCCGGCCCCAGGGCAGAGCGGATCCCGACCCCAGGGCAGAGCGGATCCCGGCCCCAGGCAGAGCGGATCCCTcgggcccggggcagcgcggATCCCTCAGACCCCAGGGCAGCGCGGATCCCTCGGACCCAGGCAGAGCGGATCCCGGCCCCAGGGCAGAGCGGATCCCTCGGGCCCAGGGCAGAGCGGATCCCTCGGgctcccgccgctgccgccggggcACAAGAGGGGCTGA